One window from the genome of Salvia miltiorrhiza cultivar Shanhuang (shh) chromosome 7, IMPLAD_Smil_shh, whole genome shotgun sequence encodes:
- the LOC130993857 gene encoding uncharacterized protein LOC130993857: MPAAKRSNYYPPKTVLICRLYCEHTHDSVVGVDQKGAKFWGSLCTQYNAEKPRGSISRDVTQIKSHFQRVAKDSKRFEAMHKKCHDQWKSGMSDGQIVEQAEAMWLAEYRVPFRYPHAWKILRESKKFASLGEDVHSDVHSDKRSKGSDGLPTTTSSDASISTRPQGQKAAKRDKQKGNVR, from the exons atgccgGCGGCCAAACGTAGCAACTATTATCCGCCAAAAACGGTGCTAATTTGCCGTTTGTATTGCGAGCACACCCACGACTCTGTGGTGGGTGTCGACCAAAAAGGGGCGAAGTTTTGGGGCTCCCTCTGCACCCAATACAACGCTGAAAAGCCCCGAGGATCTATTTCACGCGATGTCacgcaaatcaaatctcactttcaacgGGTGGCGAAGGATTCGAAGAGGTTTGaggccatgcacaaaaaatgTCACGATCAATGGAAATCAGGCATGAGTGATGGTCAAATCGTGGAGCAAGCAGAGGCAATGTGGCTAGCCGAGTACCGTGTTCCGTTCCGGTATCCGCATGCATGGAAGATCTTGCGCGAGTCCAAGAAATTTGCAAGTCTCGGCGAGGATGTTCACTCCGATGTCCATTCGGACAAACGATCAAAGGGCTCCGACGGTCTTCCCACAACGACTTCTAGCGACGCGAGTATCTCCACCCGGCCCCAAGGGCAAAAGGCGGCCAAGAGAGACAAACAgaaag GTAATGTAAGGTAG
- the LOC130995394 gene encoding GATA transcription factor 15-like: protein MDLKQDTQQISEEKKNSSSSSSSPKSCTDCRTTRTPLWRGGPHGPKSLCNACGIKYNKKRRESLGLETGKNCRKKKRRGSASGGGEDRSSEIREILKMRFMSFGSEVLLQRSRKLMSKLREEEQAAILLMALSCGSVSA, encoded by the exons ATGGATCTGAAGCAGGACACG CAACAAATTTCCGAGGAGAAGAaaaacagcagcagcagcagttctTCCCCTAAAAGCTGCACTGATTGTCGCACCACCAGAACTCCTCTCTGGCGCGGCGGTCCTCACGGACCTAAG TCATTGTGCAATGCGTGCGGTATCAAGTACAATAAGAAGAGGAGAGAGAGTCTGGGTTTGGAAACCGGAAAGAACTGCCGGAAAAAGAAGAGGAGGGGCAGCGCCTCTGGCGGCGGCGAAGATCGGAGCAGTGAAATCAGAGAGATTTTGAAGATGCGATTCATGTCGTTTGGGAGTGAAGTGCTGCTGCAGAGATCAAGGAAGCTGATGAGCAAACTGAGGGAGGAAGAGCAGGCAGCGATTCTGCTCATGGCTCTCTCTTGTGGATCCGTTTCTGCATAG
- the LOC130993858 gene encoding uncharacterized protein LOC130993858 codes for MSETESDYSREEEQPVERGHRPSTSRREKYPMPNPPPRHAWLRPCMQGYAGRINHYVKDTTLKEVETCLTHYQRLEQFKKGPFGHLLQLKRQDSANAALHHLLARELYDEAFGPWEKWFHVGGHDIRFGAVEYCLSGQQCPGLFEGGQYSRGVDLLFCRDYKYVHDWVWALVEEDQKWSDFPWGSYSFQMLCHGMSVLKKHPNEITGNRKTYHFYGPIWALQIWSYEAIPRLGRACGMRDPRLQMPRLVNWTTWKSASDFTHFFDAHEAECHRTLEPVEEENDSWYLQTLRHPEPFSVRYHPGGKYAGLIEPVVPEPPPPVRPPPVQRSISRAEMTREKQPVPVPRSSSRAERAREKQPVHVERHRQTYVDPTGSPSKRPRPQEFDDSVPRADPDADYWRRRDEDLIARVTESVTREQIRTVIPEVRRAIVDNDSEHGLVAKITRKVVAAVKDIFGGRSSSRKHRSSSSHASRHRHGSEELDQPRPSHRRSTSHIPSPGHRGHEDPPHVSHRHSVGDLDRQHRGHSRSQHGDDPPHASQRRSASRHSEREASMRRSASHRGERQTSLRRSASRHSERSARQRSPVTPMHGEGDDDVQFSWTTDEEEAQDVGRPRRPIKPSALLQSPYVTDGPLDTPTAKKVAFRRFREMGDDACVAVVETGYIMTQGFFGRILDRRAEFDAEIIDLWILKQNRRIRVNQEYIVHRARTQLQPGISRVRTPVAATILYVSLM; via the exons ATGAGTGAAACTGAATCCGACTACTCCAGAGAGGAAGAACAGCCTGTAGAACGAGGCCATCGCCCGAGTACATCGAGGAGGGAAAAATACCCGATGCCGAATCCG CCTCCGAGGCATGCTTGGTTACGTCCGTGCATGCAAGGTTATGCCGGACGAATCAATCACTATGTAAAGGACACGACACTGAAGGAAGTAGAGACCTGTCTGACGCACTACCAGCGTTTAGAACAATTTAAGAAAGGTCCGTTTGGGCATTTACTTCAGTTGAAGAGGCAGGATAGTGCGAATGCCGCACTGCACCATCTTCTTGCACGGGAGTTGTATGACGAAGCATTCGGTCCGTGGGAGAAGTGGTTCCACGTTGGTGGACACGACATTCGATTCGGCGCAGTGGAGTATTGTCTG TCTGGGCAACAGTGCCCAGGATTATTTGAAGGCGGCCAATATTCTCGTGGCGTTGATCTCCTCTTCTGTCGGGATTATAAATACGTGCACGATTGGGTGTGGGCACTGGTAGAGGAAGATCAGAAATGGTCCGACTTCCCGTGGGGCTCTTACTCATTCCAGATGTTGTGTCATGGGATGAGTGTGTTGAAGAAGCATCCCAACGAGATTACCGGTAATAGGAAGACGTACCACTTCTATGGGCCCATATGGGCATTACAGATTTGGTCGTACGAGGCCATTCCGAGGTTGGGCCGCGCGTGTGGGATGCGTGACCCGAGGTTGCAGATGCCACGGTTGGTGAACTGGACGACTTGGAAGTCGGCTTCTGACTTCACCCACTTTTTTGATGCTCATGag GCCGAGTGTCACCGGACACTCGAACCGGTCGAAGAGGAGAATGATTCATGGTATTTGCAGACCCTGAGGCATCCAGAGCCTTTTTCTGTACGATACCATCCTGGAGGGAAATATGCCGGCTTGATAGAGCCAGTTGTACCGGAGCCGCCTCCTCCTGTTAGGCCTCCCCCTGTGCAGAGGAGTATCTCACGAGCAGAGATGACTCGTGAGAAGCAGCCTGTCCCTGTCCCGAGGAGTAGCTCACGAGCAGAGAGGGCTCGTGAGAAGCAGCCTGTCCATGTTGAGCGGCATAGACAGACGTATGTTGATCCGACTGGTAGCCCATCGAAGCGGCCCAGGCCGCAGGAGTTCGATGATTCAGTGCCTCGAGCAGATCCAGATGCTGATTATTGGAGGCGACGTGATGAGGACTTGATTGCCCGTGTCACTGAGAGCGTGACACGGGAGCAGATCCGGACCGTGATCCCTGAGGTGCGGCGGGCGATTGTAGACAACGACTCCGAGCATGGACTGGTTGCCAAAATTACACGGAAGGTCGTGGCCGCTGTGAAGGATATATTCGGTGGGCGATCTTCTTCGAGGAAGCATAGATCATCATCCAGCCATGCCAGTCGTCATAGACACGGGAGTGAGGAGTTGGACCAGCCGAGACCCAGTCACAGACGGTCTACATCTCACATTCCTAGTCCTGGGCATCGGGGTCATGAGGATCCGCCTCATGTGAGCCATAGGCACTCAGTTGGAGACCTGGATCGGCAGCATCGGGGTCACAGTCGATCACAGCATGGAGATGATCCACCCCATGCGAGTCAGCGGCGATCTGCCTCACGTCACAGTGAGAGGGAGGCATCTATGAGGCGATCAGCCTCACATCGTGGTGAGAGGCAGACATCTTTGAGGCGATCTGCCTCACGTCACAGTGAGAGGTCAGCTCGTCAGCGGAGTCCAGTGACGCCTATGCATGGAGAGGGAGATGACGATGTCCAGTTCAGCTGGACTACTGACGAGGAAGAGGCCCAGGATGTAGGGCGGCCACGACGCCCGATTAAGCCGTCTGCTCTTCTACAGAGTCCGTATGTGACCGATGGCCCACTTGACACTCCTACGGCAAAGAAGGTTGCTTTCCGCAGATTTAGAGAGATGGGCGACGATGCATGTGTTGCTGTAGTGGAGACTGGATATATCATGACCCAGGGCTTTTTTGGGCGTATTTTGGATCGTCGGGCTGAGTTCGATGCTGAG ATTATAGACCTCTGGATTTTGAAGCAAAATCGAAGGATCAGAGTTAACCAGGAATATATAGTGCATCGGGCTCGAACTCAACTCCAGCCGGGTATTAGTCGAGTTAGAACTCCAGTGGCTGCAACCATTTTATATGTAAGTTTAATGtga
- the LOC130993859 gene encoding uncharacterized protein LOC130993859, with product MFQGTDADHTWHWLEANEILTICNVNASHWCTVVISIERWEVRVYDSLSHVEGITQRRQASMRCITRLMPRLLHTVGYWDNNPNRFVHAADAEMAYVMMPHNQQFVQQDSLSCGVYALQEKRQ from the exons ATGTTCCAGGGCACTGATGCAGATCATACGTGGCATTGGTTGGAGGCTAATGAG ATTCTTACTATTTGCAATGTCAACGCGAGTCATTGGTGCACTGTGGTCATTTCTATCGAACGATGGGAGGTTCGAGTGTATGATTCTCTGTCACATGTTGAAGGGATCACACAACGTCGACAAGCTTCAATGAGGTGCATAACTCGTTTGATGCCTAGATTGTTGCACACTGTGGGGTATTGGGATAACAATCCCAACAGGTTTGTCCATGCTGCTGATGCAGAGATGGCGTATGTGATGATGCCCCACAACCAGCAATTTGTGCAACAGGACAGCCTTAGTTGTGGTGTGTatgcactacaagaaaaacgcCAATAG
- the LOC130993860 gene encoding uncharacterized protein LOC130993860: MSFQAIVIRHSGQWKLTEYEGGDEVVVYMSKEDLCHAKLMQEVHDQLNEDGRSTYMLFYTSTTDEGRRIKVALKTDSDLNRLISEHKKYPVVYVIEKGKQSAAPVPQTQERVYYEGHRSTVFPIETDVGRSIPTHDDSRDDSSSQEEEDESESSDEEEEAIRRREILDSVSTEQEAWRQIGPQNFTSDDQPDVEPRVGVQQLEARDWGIPVLDFDDAPALGWEDCNVLESGILSVGALFRSKDDLTIAVGLYHMENHVEYAVHRSSTTRLWFVCKHGNGCPFMLRAVQSASIWRVIKVVMDHTCHTDLNRTAPRQIPARVVGRYFARKLVGEGVVLKPKEMISEMQRLFGIEINCSFALRARNIAIEMTYGDFGNSYQMLPSYLYMLRMSNPGTLYDLEMKDDGKFHHMFVALGQSVAAFEKGYLRPVIVLDGTHLKGRNGGILFVAVTKDGNEAIFPLAVGLGPIENDESWTWFFHRLRTCFGQPDDLLIVSDQHKSIRNAVEYVYPNVPHGLCYYHIQKNLAHYGQHVAAVFKAAAYSYRSDDFQRNFSALQLLKVNAHTRLDTIGVERWARSKCHVRRTSFMTSNAAETMNSRLLWARRLPVASLIETYRAIMEKWFDRRRISAASRSHELTEVVEGKLHVAVEAGRQLAVRGTTTHMFSVEDDHAFYIVDLENRTCSCAQFDLDDIPCRHVCAAIRRAGLQVTDFVGGYFKQSVLLATYMERIVPVPHPTYWNVPDEISAYVVKPPDITVHAGRPKLSRARSAVEGPPNSGTPNSRPQVCSRCKGGGHNAWRCKAQVGPLDLNVPVEGVEQPPDARRRRKKKCGICRSGTHTRNACPQNVGS; this comes from the exons ATGTCGTTTCAAGCAATCGTTATACGGCACAGTGGTCAGTGGAAATTAACCGAGTATGAAGGAGGCGATGAGGTTGTCGTGTACATGTCTAAGGAAGACCTTTGTCATGCGAAGTTGATGCAAGAGGTGCACGATCAATTAAACGAGGATGGTCGATCCACTTATATGCTTTTCTACACATCGACCACGGACGAAGGGCGAAGAATAAAAGTGGCTTTGAAGACTGATTCGGATTTGAACCGACTGATTTCCGAGCATAAGAAATATCCCGTTGTTTACGTGATCGAGAAGGGCAAACAATCTGCGGCTCCGGTTCCTCAGACTCAAGAGCGGGTATATTATGAGGGACATCGGTCTACTGTGTTTCCTATCGAGACGGACGTTGGAAGAAGTATCCCTACACACGATGATAGTAGGGACGATTCATCGTCgcaggaggaggaagacgagtccgagtcttcggatgaggaagaagaggcgATACGACGCAGAGAGATATTGGATTCAGTGTCGACTGAACAGGAAGCGTGGAGACAGATAGGGCCTCAGAATTTCACATCGGATGATCAGCCCGATGTCGAGCCTCGTGTTGGAGTTCAGCAGCTTGAGGCACGTGACTGGGGGATTCCAGTCCTCGATTTTGATGATGCGCCGGCATTAGGTTGGGAGGATTGTAACGTATTGGAGAGCGGGATATTATCAGTGGGGGCTCTATTCCGGTCGAAGGATGATTTGACAATCGCTGTTGGCCTGTACCATATGGAGAATCACGTGGAGTACGCCGTGCATCGTTCCAGTACGACCCGTTTGTGGTTTGTTTGCAAGCATGGCAACGGTTGTCCGTTCATGCTGCGAGCCGTTCAGAGTGCATCGATCTGGAGAGTGATCAAGGTGGTGATGGATCATACCTGCCACACGGATTTGAATCGCACTGCCCCGAGACAGATTCCGGCGAGGGTTGTTGGAAGATATTTTGCACGAAAATTGGTAGGCGAGGGGGTCGTTTTGAAGCCGAAGGAGATGATTTCAGAGATGCAGCGCTTATTCGGTATTGAGATCAATTGCAGCTTCGCTCTCCGTGCAAGAAACATCGCGATTGAGATGACGTATGGTGATTTTGGGAACTCGTATCAGATGCTTCCATCGTATTTGTATATGCTGAGAATGAGTAATCCCGGCACATTATACGACCTTGAGATGAAGGACGATGGCAAGTTTCATCATATGTTTGTTGCACTTGGACAGAGCGTGGCTGCCTTTGAGAAGGGTTACTTGAGGCCGGTCATCGTCTTAGACGGGACCCATCTAAAGGGAAGGAACGGCGGCATTTTGTTCGTCGCTGTTACAAAGGATGGGAACGAAGCAATATTTCCTCTCGCAGTTGGGCTTGGTCCTATCGAGAACGACGAGTCTTGGACTTGGTTCTTCCACCGACTGCGGACTTGCTTTGGTCAGCCGGATGATCTCTTAATTGTGTCTGATCAGCACAAGAGCATCAGAAATGCTGTGGAGTATGTCTACCCGAACGTCCCTCACGGGTTGTGCTATTACCATATCCAGAAGAATCTCGCGCATTATGGGCAGCATGTAGCTGCAGTCTTCAAAGCAGCGGCATATTCCTATCGatcagacgactttcaaaggaATTTTTCTGCGCTTCAATTACTGAAAGTCAACGCGCACACACGCCTCGACACTATTGGTGTGGAGAGATGGGCCAGGTCCAAGTGCCATGTACGACGCACGAGCTTCATGACGTCGAATGCTGCCGAGACGATGAACAGTAGACTTTTGTGGGCACGACGACTCCCGGTTGCTTCATTGATCGAGACCTATCGAGCCATTATGGAGAAATGGTTCGATAGGCGACGCATCTCGGCTGCATCGAGGTCACATGAGTTGACTGAGGTAGTAGAGGGAAAGTTGCATGTGGCTGTCGAAGCGGGTCGACAATTGGCCGTTCGAGGGACGACGACGCACATGtttagtgttgaggatgatCATGCATTCTACATTGTCGATCTCGAGAATCGGACTTGTAGTTGTGCTCAGTTCGACCTGGATGACATTCCGTGTCGTCATGTTTGTGCCGCTATTAG GCGTGCAGGACTGCAAGTCACGGATTTTGTTGGAGGATATTTCAAACAATCCGTGCTGTTGGCCACATATATGGAGCGTATTGTTCCCGTTCCACATCCTACGTATTGGAATGTGCCCGATGAGATATCAGCCTATGTTGTGAAACCCCCGGATATCACGGTCCATGCGGGACGACCGAAGTTGAGTAGGGCTCGTTCAGCAGTTGAGGGTCCTCCTAATTCGGGTACTCCTAATTCTCGACCTCAAGTATGCTCACGTTGCAAGGGTGGAGGTCACAATGCCTGGAGATGCAAAGCGCAAGTGGGACCATTGGACTTGAACGTGCCGGTGGAAGGTGTCGAGCAACCACCCGATGCACGAAGGCGGCGAAAGAAGAAATGCGGCATTTGTAGGAGTGGAACACACACTAGGAATGCATGTCCTCAAAATGTTGGGTCGTGA
- the LOC130995398 gene encoding importin subunit alpha-like, which translates to MSLRPNARTEVRRNRYKVVVDAEEGRRRREDNMVEIRKNKREENLQKKRREGLPPPQSQPAVSVPQLDKKLESLPAMIAGIWSNDAALQLEATTQFRKLLSIERNPPIEEVIQSGVVPRFVEFLARDDYPQLQFEAAWALTNIASGTSENTKVVIDHNAVPIFVRLLSSPSDDVREQAVWALGNVAGDSPKCRDLVLSYGALAPLLAQFSDQAKLSMLRNATWTLSNFCRGKPQPQFEQVKPALPALTHLIHTTDEEVLTDACWALSYLSDGTNDKIQAVIEAGVCPRLVELLMHPSPSVLIPALRTVGNIVTGDDVQTQVIIDNRALPCLLNLLTQNYKKSIKKEACWTISNITAGNRDQIQAVIEAGLIAPLVVLLQTAEFEIKKEAAWAISNATSGGTHEQIKFLVREGCIKPLCDLLLCPDPRIVTVCLEGLENILKVGEAEKNQGNSGDVNVFAQMIDDAEGLEKIENLQSHDNNEIYEKAVKILETYWLEEDDEQLVSGDAAQEGFNFGGGDHPVPSGGFKFG; encoded by the exons ATGTCGTTGAGGCCGAACGCGAGGACGGAGGTCCGCCGGAACCGGTACAAGGTGGTGGTGGACGCCGAGGAAGGCCGCCGCCGGCGAGAGGATAACATGGTGGAGATCCGGAAGAATAAGAGGGAGGAGAACTTGCAGAAGAAGCGGCGCGAGGGGCTTCCACCGCCTCAATCCCAACCCGCAGTCAGTGTTCCGCAGCTCGATAAGAAG TTGGAAAGCCTCCCAGCAATGATTGCTGGGATTTGGTCAAATGATGCTGCTCTTCAACTCGAAGCCACAACTCAGTTCCGCAAGCTTCTTTCGATAG AGCGGAATCCACCAATTGAGGAAGTAATACAGTCTGGAGTAGTTCCGCGCTTCGTGGAGTTTCTTGCCAGAGATGATTATCCTCAGCTTCAG tTTGAGGCGGCATGGGCTCTCACCAACATTGCTTCTGGGACATCTGAGAACACAAAAGTTGTGATTGATCATAATGCTGTTCCAATTTTTGTGAGACTTCTTAGTTCTCCGAGTGATGATGTTCGTGAACAG GCAGTTTGGGCACTAGGAAATGTTGCTGGTGATTCACCAAAGTGTCGTGATCTTGTCCTTAGTTACGGAGCTTTAGCACCTTTGTTGGCACAATTTAGTGATCAGGCAAAGCTATCTATGCTTCGGAATGCAACATGGACACTGTCAAATTTTTGCCGGGGAAAGCCACAGCCGCAGTTTGAGCAG GTGAAACCAGCATTACCGGCTCTTACACATCTTATACATACGACTGATGAGGAAGTCCTTACGGATGCATGCTGGGCACTTTCATATCTATCTGATGGCACCAATGATAAAATCCAAGCTGTGATTGAGGCTGGAGTGTGCCCTCGATTGGTTGAGCTTTTAAT GCATCCTTCTCCATCTGTTTTAATTCCTGCTCTGCGCACTGTCGGTAATATTGTGACGGGTGATGATGTCCAAACTCAG GTTATCATTGATAATAGGGCGCTTCCGTGTCTGCTTAACTTGTTGACGCAAAATTATaagaaaagcataaaaaaaGAAGCCTGTTGGACTATCTCAAACATCACTGCAGGAAATAGAGATCAAATTCAG GCTGTGATTGAGGCTGGTCTCATTGCCCCTCTTGTTGTTTTGCTCCAAACTGCTGAGTTTGAGATAAAGAAAGAAGCTGCTTGGGCTATTTCGAATGCCACTTCTGGTGGAACTCATGAGCAAATCAA GTTCTTGGTACGCGAGGGATGTATAAAGCCACTTTGTGATCTCCTACTTTGTCCAGACCCAAGAATTGTCACAGTGTGCTTGGAAGGCCTTGAAAACATTTTGAAGGTTGGAGAAGCAGAGAAGAATCAAGGTAACTCTGGAGATGTGAATGTTTTTGCTCAGATGATTGATGATGCAGAGGGTCTAGAAAAGATTGAAAATCTTCAGAGTCACGATAATAATGAAATCTACGAGAAGGCAGTGAAGATACTTGAAACATACTGGTTGGAAGAAGACGATGAGCAGTTAGTTTCTGGTGATGCTGCACAAGAAGGGTTCAATTTTGGAGGTGGTGATCATCCTGTTCCTTCTGGGGGTTTCAAATTCGGTTGA